The window ACTAAATGAGTGAATTTCTGTGTCTCCGGATATGATACGCAAGAGTAATACATTTACCGAATTTCTGTATCCCCTTTTGTTTTTATATTTTGAGTTTTGGGAAGCATGCAGTTAGAGTACCTAGAGGTCTAACCTTGGACTGACTAGTTGACTTTCATTTGTTTACTCCTGCCTTCTGTGCTGGTAATTTCCAAACTCACGCATCCCCAAAGGTCCTCAGCTTCGATCCCAATTCCCGCAGTAAAATAAACGGCACCGTTTCACCTGTCCTGACAGTCGACTCAATCCACTTGGCATTTGATTATATTCCTCCTAAGAAAAGAAAAGAAAAGCAGAAAGCAAAGCAAAGCTTCCCTCTTTCTCTTTCTCGAAGCTTCAATCCTCCTCCTAAGCTCAAATTTCATTTCCCGATCCCAATTCCGAGATGGGCTGCACGCAATCCAAGATCGAGAACGAAGAAGCCGTCTCGCGATGCAAGGAGCGCAAGCTCTTCATGAAAGACGCCGTCTCCTCCCGCAACGCCTTCGCCGCCGCTCACTCCTCTTACGCTATTTACTTGAAGAACACTGGCGCCGCCTTGAGCGACTACGCCCAAGGCGAGGTGGCCCAGCACCCGGCCCAGCTCGTCCAAGTCCTCCAGCCTTCCGTCCCCGCCGCTGCCGCCGCCACTTTCGACTCTTTTCCTCCTCCGCCTCCGCCGCTCCCTAATTTCCCGCCCGCGCCGCTCCAGCGGGCCGCCAGCATGCCCGAGATCAAGCCCGACCCCAAGGGACAGGCCAAGCCCAAGCCGATCATCGAGGAGGAGGACGAGGATGAGGAGATTGACACCGGCGAGAGCTTGAGAGTGAGGACCAGGAGCAAAAGCCGGAGCCAGAGTCAGAGCAACAGAGGAGTTGTGGAGCTGGAGACCGAAGAAGAAGAGGAGTTTCCAGATGGACAGCCTCCGCCGTCGCCGAGGCCGCCGCCTCCGTCGGTGGAGAGCCGGACGGTGCCGCCTCTGCCGCAGCATGAGGACACGCCTTACGATTACTTCTTCTCCGTCGACGTGCCGGCGCCGTCGCTGGGGGTGCCGCCGGAGCCGCCGAAGGAGGAGGTTCAGAGGAAGGTGTTCGAGGAAAGACCAGTTAAGAAAGTAGAGAGGGAAGTGGAGCCGGAAGTGGTGGTGGAGGTGAAGCGGAGTCCGGTAGTGGAGGAAGAGGTGGTGCCGGTGCCGGCTCCGCCTCCTCCTCCGGTGGTGGTGGAGCCGAAGACCTTGAAGAAGGTGAAGCCGGTGGGCTCAAAAGGCAGTCTTAGTTTGCTGCAGGTGTTTGAGGAGATTGATAATGATTTTCTCAAGGCTTCTGAGAGTGCTCATGAGGTCTCTAAGATGTTGGAGGCTACCAGGCTCCACTATCACTCTAATTTTGCCGATAATCGGGGTAAGCACTGAGCAAGATCAATGAATCATTTCCATTTCTTTGATACTGATTTTCTCAGGTTGGCATTGCTATGATATTTGTTTTACATTTACTCTTTGTTACAGGGCATATTGATCACTCTGCTAGAGTGATGCGTGTTATTACATGGAATCGGTCTTTTAAAGGAATTCCGAATTTTGACGATGGCGGCAAGGATGAGTTCGACTCTGAAGAGCATGAAACTCACGCCACGGTATTGGATAAATTGCTGGCGTGGGAGAAAAAGCTGTATGATGAAGTCAAGGTACTTTAAACTGTCAATCATTTTTCTTTTTGCTGTCGTTGCCGTAGGGAGATAGTAAAGGAACATGCAGAATGGTTTCTGTATCCAAGATATTTTAGAAAGGATGTCTTAGATAGCTTGCTTTTGCATTCACTATTTAAGCTTTTTCGGAAGAGGCAAATCAGAAGACTGAAGTTGTTTGCTCGTGTTGATTACTGTCTATTATTATACTGGTATCAATTCATACACGGGAATGAGGAATCTCAGATTACTGATCTAGATATACCAATTTGACATTTCAAACAGAAAAGACTCATGCTAGATGATGTTCATTGATTTCAACTTGAGTTCATCTGCAGATTACATAAGGAAATTTGTTTATGTTTTACTGGAAGTGTAATTTCA of the Fragaria vesca subsp. vesca linkage group LG6, FraVesHawaii_1.0, whole genome shotgun sequence genome contains:
- the LOC101294200 gene encoding uncharacterized protein LOC101294200; translated protein: MGCTQSKIENEEAVSRCKERKLFMKDAVSSRNAFAAAHSSYAIYLKNTGAALSDYAQGEVAQHPAQLVQVLQPSVPAAAAATFDSFPPPPPPLPNFPPAPLQRAASMPEIKPDPKGQAKPKPIIEEEDEDEEIDTGESLRVRTRSKSRSQSQSNRGVVELETEEEEEFPDGQPPPSPRPPPPSVESRTVPPLPQHEDTPYDYFFSVDVPAPSLGVPPEPPKEEVQRKVFEERPVKKVEREVEPEVVVEVKRSPVVEEEVVPVPAPPPPPVVVEPKTLKKVKPVGSKGSLSLLQVFEEIDNDFLKASESAHEVSKMLEATRLHYHSNFADNRGHIDHSARVMRVITWNRSFKGIPNFDDGGKDEFDSEEHETHATVLDKLLAWEKKLYDEVKAGELMKFEYQKKVASLSKLKKRSTNSEALEKAKAAVSHLHTRYIVDMQSMDSTVSEINSLRDDQLYPKLVQLVAGMATMWEAMRCHHESQSKIVTALRSFDISQCPKYTTDHHHERTVQLWYVVQEWHSQFVKLVSKQKEYVKALRNWLKLNLIPIESNLKEKVSSPPRIQNPPIQGLLLEWNDHLDKLPDEVARTAIHNFAGIIHTIMLKQEEEMKMKEKCEDSRKELDRKKRQFEDWYHKYMNKNIPDEVDPERPESNVRGDVVAEKQFNVEVVQKRLEEEEEAYARLCLQVREKSITSLKTGLPELFRALVAFAVSCSEMYKHLNSRSTHHQSESSGRQ